A stretch of Arthrobacter sunyaminii DNA encodes these proteins:
- a CDS encoding inositol-3-phosphate synthase, which produces MIRDTHKGMSVKADEESVLGTAPEDWDYGRTGIWLIGARGSVATTAVIGLAAIASRLVKPVGCVTEQDTFHGACLPDYADFVVGGHDISGVSMVKRAEKLADAGMVPGHLVESVRAQLLEADGRVCSGYDPAGTAESQADAASRLSSDIVAFKETNGLRRVIVLDVASTEAPLDQLAEYHDIDLLKSALEDPARSVLPASSVAAYAAVLAGSPYICFTPSTALNVPALYELAGAFRVPTAGQDGKTGQTWLRSVLAPALAARGLEVLSWAGTNLLGGGDGATLADSRAVSAKLLSKNRGLHELTGGAVIPLHIDNVPDLGETKVAWDHIHVEGFLGSRLTIQTTWSAYDSMLAAPMILDLARLMTLADAAGETGHVGAFGFFFKDPWGSEEHSFAQQTHNLAEWALVASGRLLSDTGREQL; this is translated from the coding sequence TTGATCAGGGACACCCACAAGGGCATGTCAGTCAAGGCGGACGAAGAATCGGTACTCGGTACCGCGCCGGAGGACTGGGACTACGGCCGGACAGGAATCTGGCTCATCGGCGCACGGGGGTCGGTGGCAACAACAGCAGTGATCGGCCTGGCAGCCATCGCCTCCCGGCTGGTGAAACCCGTGGGATGCGTGACGGAACAGGACACCTTCCACGGCGCGTGCCTCCCGGACTACGCAGACTTCGTGGTGGGTGGCCATGACATCAGCGGCGTTTCCATGGTCAAGCGGGCGGAGAAACTTGCTGATGCAGGCATGGTCCCCGGCCATCTCGTTGAATCAGTCAGAGCCCAGCTCCTTGAAGCGGACGGCCGGGTGTGTTCTGGATACGATCCCGCTGGCACCGCAGAGTCGCAGGCCGATGCCGCAAGCCGCCTGTCCAGCGACATCGTTGCGTTCAAAGAAACAAACGGGCTGCGGCGGGTCATCGTCTTGGACGTCGCCTCCACAGAGGCACCGCTGGACCAGCTCGCCGAGTACCACGACATCGATCTCCTGAAGTCGGCGCTCGAGGATCCGGCACGGTCTGTGTTGCCCGCCAGCTCGGTAGCGGCCTACGCAGCCGTTCTGGCTGGCTCTCCATACATATGTTTCACGCCGTCAACGGCCCTGAACGTTCCTGCTCTGTATGAGCTTGCTGGCGCCTTCCGGGTTCCCACCGCAGGCCAGGACGGCAAAACGGGCCAGACCTGGCTGCGCTCGGTACTGGCTCCGGCGCTTGCCGCACGCGGGCTGGAGGTCCTGTCCTGGGCCGGGACCAATTTGCTGGGCGGCGGGGACGGAGCCACGCTTGCGGACAGCCGCGCTGTTTCCGCAAAGCTGCTGTCGAAGAACCGCGGATTGCACGAGCTCACAGGAGGCGCTGTCATCCCGCTGCACATTGACAACGTGCCGGACTTGGGCGAGACCAAAGTCGCGTGGGATCACATCCACGTGGAAGGATTCCTGGGCTCCCGCCTGACGATCCAAACAACGTGGAGCGCCTACGATTCCATGCTGGCAGCTCCGATGATCCTCGACCTCGCCCGCCTCATGACGCTTGCAGACGCGGCAGGAGAAACCGGGCATGTTGGGGCCTTTGGCTTCTTCTTCAAGGATCCCTGGGGCAGTGAAGAGCATTCCTTCGCACAGCAGACACATAACCTTGCGGAGTGGGCGCTCGTTGCCAGTGGCCGCCTCCTCTCGGACACGGGACGTGAACAACTGTGA
- a CDS encoding SCO3242 family prenyltransferase, which yields MTRLGDYLELVRAPAVLTVLGDSVAGGAAAGRPLTGRRVWMPVASACLYAGGMALNDYADRDIDASERPKRPIPSGRVSPRSALAAASALTAAGLGLCAVAGGWSSLAVGIPLAVSIWTYDLVTKEHALAGAVSMGTCRALDVLMGAGAGHVRPALGAAGIMGGHTVAVTFLSRGEVDGTDAATASGVAAATGLLAASVVAGSAGPPIKTLAVLTATAAYALRCGPAQIRAARDPAAINALNATKAGIRAMVPLQAALAVRHGHLLGAGALIGVDVLGRIIRSRPGGRKVSES from the coding sequence GTGACCAGGCTCGGCGATTACCTGGAATTGGTTAGGGCTCCCGCTGTCCTTACTGTCCTGGGGGATTCCGTGGCAGGCGGGGCTGCTGCTGGACGGCCCCTCACCGGACGGCGCGTGTGGATGCCGGTGGCGAGCGCGTGCCTCTATGCCGGCGGAATGGCCCTCAACGATTACGCAGACCGGGACATCGATGCCAGCGAACGTCCAAAGCGGCCCATTCCTTCCGGAAGGGTCAGCCCCCGGAGTGCCCTGGCCGCCGCATCTGCCCTCACAGCCGCCGGACTGGGGCTGTGTGCTGTGGCCGGCGGCTGGAGCTCCTTGGCTGTGGGGATTCCGCTTGCGGTGTCGATTTGGACTTATGACCTGGTGACTAAGGAGCATGCGCTAGCTGGAGCCGTCTCGATGGGCACCTGCCGGGCCCTTGACGTCCTGATGGGTGCGGGAGCAGGCCATGTCAGGCCGGCACTTGGGGCTGCGGGCATCATGGGTGGCCATACTGTCGCCGTGACTTTCCTTTCCCGTGGTGAAGTCGATGGAACAGACGCTGCCACCGCCTCCGGTGTCGCAGCAGCGACCGGGCTGCTGGCCGCATCAGTCGTGGCCGGATCCGCTGGACCGCCGATCAAAACGCTCGCCGTTCTCACAGCCACGGCTGCCTATGCCCTGAGATGTGGACCTGCCCAAATCAGGGCGGCGCGGGACCCTGCGGCAATTAACGCCCTGAATGCGACCAAGGCGGGCATCCGCGCGATGGTTCCACTTCAGGCAGCGCTCGCGGTACGGCACGGACACCTGCTGGGTGCAGGTGCGCTGATTGGGGTGGACGTCTTGGGCAGGATCATCCGTTCCCGTCCCGGGGGCAGGAAAGTGAGCGAGTCATGA
- a CDS encoding ROK family transcriptional regulator, translating to MSDISSVGGLASSGASELFQILRDGKPRTRSELAEQMGLARSTVTLRIEALMDLGLVGFVEDAVSTGGRPSSRIALKAGSRVVLGVDIGASHLQVAVTDLTGHLLSQSARALEITRGPDAVLEAVVELGTELLNGTGRSLEDLLAVGIGLPGPVEHRTGRPINPPIMPGWNGYDVPGYLQARFHVPVLVDNDVNIMALGERNMSWPQVDNLLFVKVATGIGSGIVSSGMLQRGADGVAGDIGHIRVHGGTGVPCHCGNTDCLEAIASGPAIASKLRQLGIEASGSEDIVALVSAGNTEAIHAVRQAGRDVGDILSACISLINPSVIVIGGSMALTGEHFIAGIRETVYSRTIPLATQHLQIVHSGSGLDAGVLGASMLAIHHAMSPQRIDAMVSGLSIAD from the coding sequence GTGAGTGACATAAGTAGCGTTGGCGGCCTTGCATCGTCCGGAGCGAGCGAGCTCTTCCAGATCCTTCGCGACGGGAAACCTCGGACCCGGTCCGAGCTGGCCGAACAAATGGGACTGGCCCGCTCAACAGTCACCCTCCGGATCGAAGCACTTATGGATCTGGGGCTCGTAGGGTTCGTTGAGGACGCCGTCTCCACCGGGGGCCGCCCGTCCTCCCGCATCGCACTCAAGGCAGGCAGCCGGGTTGTGCTCGGAGTGGACATCGGGGCATCCCACCTCCAAGTGGCGGTCACGGACCTCACCGGGCACCTGCTTTCCCAATCTGCCCGGGCACTGGAAATCACTCGGGGTCCAGATGCGGTCCTCGAAGCGGTTGTTGAACTCGGCACGGAATTGCTCAACGGGACCGGACGGTCATTGGAAGACCTCCTGGCCGTTGGTATCGGGCTGCCTGGTCCCGTGGAGCACCGCACCGGACGGCCCATCAATCCGCCCATCATGCCCGGATGGAACGGCTACGACGTGCCTGGATACCTTCAGGCACGATTCCATGTTCCTGTCCTGGTCGACAATGACGTCAACATCATGGCCCTGGGCGAACGCAATATGTCCTGGCCACAGGTGGACAATCTGCTGTTCGTTAAAGTTGCCACCGGGATCGGTTCAGGCATTGTCTCAAGTGGGATGCTTCAGCGGGGGGCGGACGGAGTCGCCGGCGACATCGGGCATATTCGCGTGCACGGCGGGACCGGAGTCCCCTGTCACTGCGGCAATACTGACTGTCTGGAAGCCATAGCATCCGGGCCGGCCATTGCCTCAAAGCTGCGCCAGCTGGGCATTGAGGCCAGCGGCAGTGAGGACATCGTGGCACTGGTGAGCGCCGGAAACACGGAAGCCATCCACGCAGTCAGGCAGGCCGGACGAGACGTTGGGGACATCCTTTCGGCATGTATTAGTCTCATCAATCCTTCGGTAATAGTCATAGGGGGATCCATGGCCCTTACTGGCGAACACTTCATTGCCGGCATCCGGGAGACGGTGTACTCGCGCACCATCCCGCTTGCCACACAGCATCTGCAGATTGTCCATTCCGGCTCCGGCCTCGACGCCGGTGTGCTGGGTGCCAGCATGCTGGCGATTCACCACGCCATGTCTCCCCAGCGCATCGACGCCATGGTCTCCGGACTAAGCATCGCCGACTGA
- a CDS encoding sugar phosphate isomerase/epimerase family protein has translation MCFGFDAKGSLNRSLEKKGVDRRNFIRGALAAGAGVGLASIGAAPAVAHPDHKGKPGHHGKPGHKGNRPVPPGQISIQMYTLRSIMTGENIDANFTKLARYGYDRVELAGLYGRTAKDMRRTLNRLGIRASSSHEGISATPADLQTKISNALTLCQTYMNVPYLASDNADDWYRWADQMNAEAAVARGAGIKYGYHNHAHEFTTDLGGGLTPWDIFTSRLDPKLVHLEVDLYWVVTGGVGVGAADPVQFAIDTIKQAPQKVLQYHVKDRDAAGDFADLGTGTIDFSRIFKAHQAKEYIVENDQPDVTPLQTAEVGYRYLRNVRF, from the coding sequence ATGTGCTTCGGATTTGACGCAAAAGGTTCGCTGAATCGATCTCTTGAAAAGAAGGGGGTTGACCGGCGCAATTTTATCCGCGGGGCATTGGCCGCTGGCGCGGGTGTGGGCCTCGCCAGCATCGGTGCGGCTCCTGCGGTGGCCCACCCTGATCACAAGGGCAAGCCCGGCCACCATGGAAAACCCGGACACAAGGGCAACCGGCCGGTTCCCCCCGGACAGATCAGCATTCAGATGTATACCCTGCGGTCTATTATGACCGGCGAAAACATCGACGCGAATTTTACGAAGCTTGCCCGGTACGGATACGACCGGGTCGAACTGGCGGGGCTGTACGGACGCACTGCTAAAGATATGCGGAGAACACTGAACCGCTTGGGGATTCGTGCCTCTTCCAGCCATGAGGGGATCAGCGCCACTCCGGCGGACCTGCAGACTAAGATCTCCAACGCCCTGACGCTCTGCCAGACCTACATGAACGTTCCTTATCTGGCCTCGGATAACGCAGACGACTGGTACAGGTGGGCGGACCAGATGAATGCAGAAGCGGCCGTCGCGCGCGGGGCCGGCATCAAATACGGTTACCACAACCATGCTCACGAGTTCACGACGGACCTCGGCGGCGGGCTCACGCCGTGGGACATCTTCACCAGCCGTCTTGACCCGAAGCTCGTCCACCTGGAAGTTGACTTGTATTGGGTGGTTACCGGCGGCGTCGGGGTTGGTGCCGCCGACCCGGTCCAGTTCGCCATCGACACAATCAAACAGGCTCCACAGAAGGTCCTGCAGTATCACGTGAAGGATCGGGATGCCGCTGGAGATTTCGCTGACTTGGGCACCGGAACCATCGATTTCTCCCGTATCTTCAAGGCGCACCAGGCGAAGGAGTACATCGTCGAAAATGATCAGCCGGATGTAACTCCCCTGCAGACCGCAGAGGTGGGCTACCGGTATCTCCGCAACGTGCGCTTCTAA
- the eboE gene encoding metabolite traffic protein EboE: MQLSYCTNVHPAEDLDGVIRQLREYAGPIRRRAGLDVLGVGLWLPAGLASRLAGSAADVTLLREVLSEQGLQIHTLNAFPYGGFHNEVVKRDVYQPTWAQRERLQYTLECANVLAALLPEGMPGSISTLPLAWRDPWTGDDNESATTAFVELSEGLRTLKERTGKTVRIAVEPEPGCVLDTVSDVTAWLAAGIPRGIDSDYIGLCIDTCHLAVSFADPVAAVRGVGAAGLRVVKVQASAALHVAAPSEEAARSALVAFAEPRYLHQVRELGRDGNVLMADDLPQALAELPGRGPWRVHFHMPLHVVPMLPLETTAKVLETTVDEVSSLPYGQQVHLDIETYTWSVLPGKQVDLVEGIAGEIAWAENHLLAPAPS; this comes from the coding sequence ATGCAGCTTTCCTACTGCACCAACGTGCATCCGGCCGAGGACCTTGATGGGGTAATCCGTCAGCTCCGTGAATATGCCGGTCCTATCCGCCGCAGGGCGGGGCTGGACGTTCTCGGCGTCGGGCTGTGGCTGCCGGCAGGGCTGGCCAGCCGTCTGGCGGGAAGCGCCGCTGATGTGACATTGCTTCGTGAGGTGCTCTCCGAGCAGGGACTGCAAATCCATACCCTGAACGCTTTTCCCTACGGGGGCTTCCACAACGAGGTAGTGAAGAGAGACGTCTATCAGCCCACCTGGGCACAGCGGGAGCGACTGCAGTACACCCTGGAGTGTGCAAACGTCCTTGCGGCCCTGCTTCCCGAAGGGATGCCGGGATCCATCTCCACGCTGCCTCTAGCTTGGCGTGATCCCTGGACTGGCGACGACAACGAGTCCGCTACCACGGCGTTCGTGGAGTTGTCCGAAGGCCTGAGAACGCTGAAGGAGCGCACCGGAAAGACAGTCCGGATAGCGGTGGAACCGGAACCGGGATGCGTACTCGACACGGTTTCGGATGTCACAGCATGGCTGGCAGCGGGAATCCCCAGAGGCATCGACTCCGATTACATCGGCCTGTGCATAGACACATGCCATCTGGCGGTGTCTTTTGCCGACCCCGTGGCGGCAGTTCGTGGCGTCGGGGCAGCCGGCCTGCGCGTCGTAAAGGTTCAGGCTTCCGCCGCACTGCACGTGGCTGCACCCTCAGAAGAGGCTGCCCGCAGCGCGCTTGTAGCGTTCGCGGAACCGCGGTACCTGCACCAGGTCAGGGAGCTGGGACGTGACGGAAACGTCCTGATGGCAGATGACCTGCCGCAGGCACTGGCTGAACTGCCGGGGAGAGGTCCATGGAGGGTTCATTTCCATATGCCCCTCCACGTGGTGCCGATGCTTCCGCTGGAGACGACCGCCAAGGTGCTGGAAACGACTGTGGATGAAGTCAGCAGCCTGCCGTACGGGCAGCAAGTGCATCTGGATATAGAAACCTACACGTGGAGTGTTCTGCCCGGGAAACAAGTTGATCTTGTCGAAGGCATAGCAGGGGAAATCGCGTGGGCGGAGAACCATCTGCTGGCTCCGGCGCCGTCCTGA
- a CDS encoding alkaline phosphatase family protein: MKPVLLLDIVGLTEQSLRDMPRLSKLAAAGWSSELATVLPAVTCTVQSTMLTGLPPSEHGIVGNGWYFRELGEVFLWRQHNKLVTGEKIWESARRKEPDYRAANICWWYAMGMSTDVTVTPRPIYHADGRKSPDAYIRPPALHDELVSRYGKFPLFQYWGPTAGIASTQWIAESTRHVMRTQAPELLMAYLPHLDYDLQRFGPNHPQAVKAAAELDAALAPLLDEAESRGYAVIAVSEYGIEEAHLPVDINRVLRKEGLLEVYVQDGKEQLDTWASRAFAVADHQVAHVYVPDPGDVARTADILKGTRGIDEVMDRNAQARFGLDHQRSGELVVIAEPGAWFTYYFWLDDAHAPEYARGVDIHRKPGYDPSELFFNPADKLAKAKAGLNLVKKKAGLRYAMSTVPLDPRHVRGTHGRLPAFRESTPLVISSEEQLPPFVEELMRSGKPIPAAAVKSLVLQTQGLPE, translated from the coding sequence TTGAAACCGGTACTGCTGCTCGACATCGTGGGACTCACTGAGCAGTCACTGCGGGATATGCCCCGTTTATCCAAACTCGCGGCTGCGGGCTGGTCCTCCGAACTGGCTACAGTCCTTCCTGCAGTCACCTGCACAGTTCAATCGACTATGCTCACCGGCCTGCCGCCGTCCGAGCACGGGATTGTTGGCAACGGCTGGTATTTCCGTGAGCTTGGCGAGGTATTCCTGTGGCGCCAGCACAACAAACTGGTCACCGGAGAAAAGATCTGGGAAAGTGCCCGCCGCAAGGAACCTGATTACCGCGCGGCAAACATTTGCTGGTGGTACGCCATGGGCATGTCAACGGACGTGACCGTGACTCCCCGCCCGATCTATCACGCGGACGGGCGGAAATCGCCTGACGCATACATTCGCCCCCCGGCGCTTCACGACGAATTGGTTTCCCGGTACGGCAAATTCCCACTGTTCCAGTATTGGGGGCCGACCGCAGGCATTGCGTCGACACAGTGGATTGCCGAGTCGACCAGACATGTCATGCGAACCCAGGCGCCGGAACTCCTCATGGCCTATCTGCCGCACCTCGATTACGACCTTCAGCGTTTTGGGCCCAACCATCCTCAAGCAGTCAAGGCGGCCGCCGAACTTGATGCCGCGCTGGCTCCCCTGCTGGACGAAGCTGAATCACGCGGGTACGCGGTCATCGCTGTCTCGGAGTACGGAATAGAAGAGGCGCATCTGCCCGTAGACATCAACCGTGTCCTGCGCAAGGAAGGCCTGCTGGAGGTTTATGTGCAGGACGGGAAAGAGCAGCTGGATACGTGGGCATCCCGTGCCTTTGCCGTTGCCGACCACCAAGTGGCACACGTCTACGTTCCGGACCCCGGCGACGTGGCACGGACAGCGGACATTCTGAAGGGAACCAGGGGGATCGATGAAGTCATGGACCGGAACGCCCAGGCGAGGTTCGGCCTGGACCATCAGCGCTCCGGTGAACTCGTCGTCATTGCGGAGCCGGGCGCCTGGTTCACTTACTATTTCTGGCTGGACGATGCCCATGCACCCGAGTATGCACGCGGTGTGGATATCCACAGGAAGCCGGGGTATGACCCGAGCGAACTCTTCTTCAACCCGGCAGACAAACTGGCCAAGGCCAAGGCGGGCCTGAACCTGGTCAAGAAAAAAGCGGGGCTGCGCTATGCCATGAGCACCGTGCCGTTGGACCCCCGCCATGTACGCGGGACCCACGGGCGGCTTCCCGCATTCCGGGAAAGCACGCCACTGGTGATTTCCTCTGAAGAGCAGCTGCCGCCTTTTGTCGAAGAACTGATGCGTTCGGGCAAACCTATCCCTGCTGCAGCGGTGAAATCCCTTGTCCTCCAGACTCAAGGGCTGCCTGAATGA
- a CDS encoding TatD family hydrolase — protein MRIFDPHIHMTSRTTDDYAAMYDSGVRALVEPAFWLGQPRTSVGSFIDYFDSLLGWERFRAAQYGIRHHATIALNPKEANDPRCVPVLEEIPRYLAKEGVVAVGEIGFDSMTPAEDEAFSRQLELASEFSLPALVHTPHREKLRGTQRTLDLVRESKVDPSMVVVDHLNETNVHMVKDSGAWMGFSIYPDTKMDEERLVAILHEYGTEKVLINSAADWGKSDPLKTASTAKAMLAGGFSEDDVDRVLWQNPVEFYGQSGALILDPIPGFDGAELGGAGETFEGNSLLRGVRA, from the coding sequence ATGCGCATCTTTGACCCGCATATCCACATGACAAGCCGCACGACCGACGATTACGCCGCTATGTATGACAGCGGAGTACGGGCACTGGTTGAGCCCGCCTTCTGGTTGGGACAGCCAAGAACCAGCGTCGGATCCTTCATCGACTACTTTGATTCCCTGCTGGGCTGGGAACGGTTCCGGGCCGCCCAGTACGGCATCCGGCACCACGCCACGATCGCCCTGAATCCCAAGGAAGCCAACGATCCCAGATGCGTGCCGGTCTTGGAGGAGATTCCCCGGTACCTGGCCAAAGAGGGGGTCGTTGCGGTCGGAGAGATCGGTTTTGATTCCATGACTCCGGCCGAGGATGAGGCGTTCAGCCGCCAGCTGGAGCTGGCCAGCGAGTTCTCCCTCCCTGCGCTGGTGCACACCCCGCATCGGGAGAAGCTCCGGGGCACCCAGCGGACACTCGACCTAGTCCGCGAGTCGAAGGTTGATCCCTCGATGGTCGTTGTTGACCACCTTAATGAAACCAACGTGCACATGGTGAAGGACTCCGGAGCTTGGATGGGTTTCTCCATCTATCCGGACACCAAGATGGATGAGGAACGCCTGGTCGCAATCCTCCACGAGTACGGCACCGAGAAGGTGTTGATTAACTCTGCCGCGGACTGGGGAAAATCCGACCCGCTCAAGACAGCGAGCACAGCGAAAGCCATGCTCGCCGGCGGGTTCTCGGAGGACGACGTCGACCGCGTCCTTTGGCAAAACCCGGTCGAGTTCTACGGCCAAAGCGGTGCGCTGATCCTCGATCCGATCCCCGGTTTTGACGGAGCGGAACTCGGGGGAGCCGGGGAGACGTTCGAAGGCAACTCACTCCTGCGGGGAGTCCGCGCCTGA
- a CDS encoding EboA domain-containing protein, which yields MTTTPSSPPFSIGYGTNGFTDHPLPDVLEMLYELGYGAVALTLGHPHLDPFAPDLEARLKCLRSRLEDLDLRIVIETGTRFLLNRREKHRPTLVDEDAATRVDFLRRAIDIAAVLNAECVSFFSGILPPETSPESGWKRLETRVADVLGHAAEKGVLLAIEPEPGMLVETVADALELRTRLGNPQGLRLTVDIGHCVVVEPGGVRGALMEAGALLANVQLDDMRSVAHEHLPFGEGEVNVALALATLAELDYRGVAAVELPRHSFDAPGLATRSMAALQAAWQEAQAGKAAEEWLQESVARIAADPGALPAVFAAASRRVGRSPLQPAIDPTAVLHGSNSDYARGELIRRLWEFRPPEDLAEALLSLYSRGDSSERRGVLRGLGSLAVYEPDLPVPVIAAGLRLTAEALRTNETGLVAAAVGPFAAAYLDQHNWRHAVLKLIFMGVSIAAVTDLDERADDELARMATDFAAERQAAGRPVPDDVGLLLGLAASPSISRKES from the coding sequence ATGACCACCACGCCATCTTCCCCACCATTCAGCATCGGGTATGGCACCAATGGTTTCACAGACCATCCGCTTCCGGACGTACTGGAGATGCTGTACGAACTCGGTTACGGAGCTGTGGCCCTGACTCTCGGCCATCCTCATCTGGACCCTTTCGCCCCAGACTTGGAAGCCCGGCTCAAGTGCCTGCGCAGCCGCCTCGAGGACCTGGACCTTCGGATTGTCATAGAGACCGGTACGCGTTTCCTGCTCAACCGGCGGGAGAAACATCGGCCAACCCTTGTCGACGAAGACGCCGCAACCCGGGTCGATTTCCTTCGCCGGGCAATAGACATCGCCGCGGTACTGAACGCCGAATGTGTCTCTTTCTTCTCGGGGATCCTGCCTCCCGAAACCAGCCCAGAGTCCGGTTGGAAGCGGCTGGAAACCCGGGTTGCTGACGTACTTGGGCATGCTGCCGAGAAAGGGGTCCTGCTCGCCATTGAACCGGAGCCCGGAATGCTGGTGGAGACCGTCGCTGATGCCCTTGAGCTTCGAACCCGCCTCGGCAACCCGCAAGGACTCAGGCTGACCGTGGACATAGGACACTGTGTAGTGGTTGAGCCCGGCGGAGTGCGCGGTGCACTGATGGAAGCCGGAGCACTTTTGGCGAACGTCCAGCTCGACGACATGCGGTCCGTTGCCCATGAGCATCTTCCGTTCGGTGAAGGGGAGGTCAACGTCGCGCTTGCCCTGGCAACGCTCGCAGAACTGGATTACCGAGGGGTGGCCGCCGTCGAGCTGCCCCGGCACTCCTTTGATGCACCAGGCTTGGCCACCCGAAGCATGGCCGCCCTGCAGGCCGCCTGGCAGGAAGCCCAGGCAGGCAAAGCGGCGGAAGAATGGCTACAGGAAAGCGTGGCCCGAATCGCGGCAGATCCCGGTGCGTTGCCAGCAGTTTTCGCCGCAGCCAGCCGAAGGGTTGGCCGCAGTCCTCTCCAGCCGGCCATCGATCCCACGGCGGTCCTCCATGGCAGCAACAGCGACTACGCCCGCGGCGAGCTCATTCGGCGCCTGTGGGAGTTCCGCCCTCCCGAAGATCTGGCCGAGGCTCTCCTTTCGCTGTACAGCAGGGGAGACTCCTCGGAACGGCGCGGCGTCTTGAGGGGGCTGGGGTCATTGGCCGTTTATGAGCCGGATCTGCCCGTTCCCGTCATCGCAGCGGGCCTGCGGCTGACCGCCGAGGCACTTCGAACGAACGAGACCGGGCTGGTCGCGGCCGCCGTCGGCCCCTTCGCCGCCGCCTACCTTGACCAGCACAACTGGCGCCACGCGGTCCTAAAGCTCATCTTCATGGGCGTCAGCATTGCCGCCGTAACCGACCTCGATGAGCGGGCGGATGACGAACTGGCGCGCATGGCCACCGATTTCGCCGCCGAACGGCAAGCAGCGGGACGCCCGGTACCGGACGACGTCGGTCTCCTGCTGGGCCTTGCCGCCAGTCCCTCCATCTCCCGTAAGGAGTCCTAG
- a CDS encoding exodeoxyribonuclease III: MKIATWNVNSIRARADRVEAWLQRSDVDVLAIQETKAKDENFPWEIFENNDYEVAHFGVNQWNGVAIASRVGLDDVERTFPGQPAFGKTEATTATEARAIGATCNGVRVWSLYVPNGRAVGDPHMPYKLQWLDILKDQAAGWVKDNPDLPLALMGDWNIAPQDDDVWDIDWFRAQNATHVTEPERAAFQAFLDAGFTDVVRPYTPGPGVYTYWDYTQLRFPKKEGMRIDFVLASPALAARVTGASIDREERKGKGASDHAPVIVELD; this comes from the coding sequence GTGAAGATTGCTACCTGGAACGTGAACTCCATCCGTGCCCGTGCAGACCGCGTTGAAGCGTGGCTGCAGCGCTCCGACGTCGACGTCCTGGCGATTCAGGAAACCAAGGCCAAGGACGAGAATTTCCCCTGGGAGATTTTTGAGAACAACGATTACGAAGTGGCGCATTTCGGTGTGAACCAGTGGAACGGCGTGGCCATCGCCTCCCGGGTGGGGCTCGACGACGTCGAGCGCACCTTCCCGGGACAGCCAGCCTTCGGCAAAACCGAAGCCACCACCGCCACCGAGGCGCGCGCTATCGGAGCAACCTGCAACGGCGTGCGGGTGTGGAGCCTGTATGTTCCCAACGGCCGGGCCGTGGGAGACCCCCACATGCCGTACAAGCTGCAGTGGCTGGACATCCTGAAGGACCAGGCCGCAGGCTGGGTGAAGGACAACCCGGACCTGCCCCTGGCGCTGATGGGCGACTGGAACATCGCCCCGCAGGATGACGATGTGTGGGACATCGACTGGTTCCGCGCCCAGAACGCCACCCACGTCACGGAGCCCGAGCGGGCAGCATTTCAGGCTTTCCTGGACGCCGGATTCACCGACGTCGTCCGGCCCTACACTCCGGGACCCGGCGTGTACACGTACTGGGATTACACCCAGCTGCGGTTCCCCAAGAAGGAAGGCATGCGCATCGACTTCGTTCTAGCCTCCCCCGCGCTTGCCGCCCGGGTCACCGGCGCATCCATTGACCGCGAGGAACGCAAGGGCAAGGGCGCATCGGACCACGCCCCCGTCATCGTGGAGCTGGACTGA